One Deinococcus betulae genomic region harbors:
- a CDS encoding MFS transporter produces MTVQEHAFTQQAWTNANFRQVWFALSVSLIGSQITSLAVPLLAALTLNATPLHMGYLAAAERFPSLLFSLFAGVWVDRIKNKRLLMIWMDVLRAASLLSIPVTVIMGVLTLTQLYVVAFLLGTLTVVFEVAHSAYVPTFLPDSQILDGNSKLQVSHSAASSAGPGLGGLIVQWLTAPFALVFDALTYLASALFLLRICAEAPPPRKSPPLNVVNDVREGLSALLRQHLLGAWAVCGAAIIFFTGAFEAQYILYATRELHLNAGWIGLIAAAGGLAALPAAFLTTSVAQRFPVGPTIILGTMTWVLSLLVVPLMGGPLGVVVGVLALARVISGLIFTVVNVQQWSLRQIVTPAHLRGRVSASNRFLIEGAGALGAVFGGVLATGLGLRRALMLVCVGALLCFLPLFFAPLWKLHRMPEHSTAVPQ; encoded by the coding sequence ATGACTGTGCAGGAGCATGCATTCACCCAACAGGCCTGGACCAATGCAAACTTTAGGCAGGTGTGGTTTGCCCTGAGCGTGTCTCTCATCGGCTCGCAGATCACCTCGCTCGCCGTGCCTCTACTCGCCGCCCTTACCCTGAACGCCACTCCACTTCATATGGGCTATCTGGCAGCAGCCGAACGCTTCCCCTCACTTCTGTTCAGCCTCTTCGCCGGCGTTTGGGTGGACCGTATAAAGAACAAACGTCTGCTGATGATCTGGATGGACGTGCTCCGGGCCGCCTCGCTGCTCTCCATTCCCGTGACGGTCATTATGGGTGTTCTGACCCTGACGCAGCTTTATGTGGTGGCCTTCTTGCTTGGTACCCTGACCGTCGTCTTTGAGGTCGCGCATTCCGCATACGTGCCGACCTTCTTACCTGATTCGCAGATTCTAGATGGCAACAGCAAATTACAGGTCAGCCATTCCGCCGCCAGTTCAGCCGGCCCCGGCCTCGGGGGCTTGATTGTGCAGTGGCTCACGGCGCCGTTCGCTCTGGTCTTCGATGCGCTGACCTACCTCGCCTCAGCCCTCTTCTTGCTCAGGATTTGCGCGGAGGCGCCGCCTCCGCGCAAATCTCCACCACTCAATGTCGTGAATGATGTGCGGGAAGGGCTGTCCGCTCTGCTGCGCCAACACCTGCTGGGGGCCTGGGCCGTATGCGGCGCGGCCATCATCTTCTTCACCGGGGCTTTCGAGGCCCAGTACATTCTTTACGCGACGCGCGAGTTGCATTTGAACGCGGGGTGGATCGGTCTGATCGCGGCGGCTGGGGGTCTCGCCGCCCTGCCCGCCGCGTTCCTGACGACCAGCGTAGCCCAGCGGTTTCCTGTCGGCCCGACGATCATTCTTGGCACGATGACGTGGGTACTGAGCCTGCTGGTGGTGCCCCTAATGGGTGGACCGTTGGGCGTCGTCGTGGGGGTGCTCGCGTTGGCAAGGGTGATCAGTGGACTGATATTCACAGTAGTGAATGTGCAGCAGTGGAGCCTGCGGCAAATCGTCACGCCAGCACACCTCCGTGGGCGCGTCTCCGCCAGCAACCGCTTCCTGATTGAGGGAGCCGGGGCGCTGGGGGCCGTCTTCGGTGGCGTCTTGGCAACGGGGCTTGGGCTCCGGCGGGCGCTGATGCTTGTATGCGTGGGGGCCCTGCTCTGCTTCCTCCCACTCTTCTTTGCTCCTCTTTGGAAGCTGCACAGGATGCCCGAGCATTCAACAGCCGTACCTCAATGA
- a CDS encoding ABC transporter permease, whose translation MVALIVGAVGVANIMIILVLERRSEIGLRRALGATQGQIRMQFLAESMLLASLGGSAGVLLGVGATAIYASVKGWAIVIPAEAWLGGITSAVLIGAFAGLMPALQASRLPPAVALRTL comes from the coding sequence ATGGTGGCTCTAATCGTAGGCGCTGTTGGAGTCGCGAACATCATGATCATTTTGGTGCTGGAACGCCGCTCCGAGATCGGGCTTCGGCGTGCTCTGGGCGCGACCCAGGGTCAGATCCGGATGCAGTTCCTGGCGGAGTCGATGCTACTCGCCAGCCTTGGTGGCAGCGCCGGTGTACTGCTGGGAGTAGGGGCAACAGCCATATATGCCAGTGTGAAGGGCTGGGCCATTGTCATTCCGGCAGAGGCGTGGTTGGGCGGTATCACCTCAGCCGTCCTGATTGGTGCGTTCGCTGGCCTGATGCCAGCTCTACAGGCGTCCCGCCTGCCCCCTGCCGTAGCGCTACGAACGTTATAA
- the topA gene encoding type I DNA topoisomerase: MATLVIVESPAKARKIAGYLGRDYLVRASLGHVRDLPSTKADIPERYRAESWASLGVNPETFTPIYVVPASKRATVKELQQLAAKADRILFASDMDREGEAISYHLSRLLKVDQPVRMVFTEITKEALQRALQTTRPLDLRLVAAQEARRVIDRLVGYQVSPLLWNSVGGKLSAGRVQSAALMLLAQREMARMRFRPATFWAIRADVLTRPKFTATVTHVRSSEHPDGLPIAKASDYTQDGVLKPDLRVLEMTDEQAHALTTYLDGKDATVASVEVSETRSRPAPPFITSTLQQAGGRLSLSAKRVMDIAQKLYEGGYITYMRTDSPALSDEALTEARREATRLFGPAAVPAQPRQYATRNKNAQEAHEAIRPAGTTWRAPDVVGLSGDDLAVYTLIYQRTVASQMHDAVFDKTVVTLTCGAATLAAQGRVLKEPGYLQLLQDEEEAQDEQALPKLQQGQRAPLKARPPEGKKTSPPTRYSEATLVQAMEKAGIGRPSTYAQTLSTLQTREYVRSVGRHLGVTAVGLLVTTYLARQVPEVLEKDFTATMEAGLDDVAAGETTRVAYLTRFWTEGLAPTIRRASREAPNLPLPHLEGTRLRATGSGPHLVRGGQSVPLPVEILPAELSEIEAEAIVQGVWTPKTPRAKQTGPGDETGTAPKTARKRKAAGATSSRKRAAKPSKTAE, encoded by the coding sequence ATGGCGACCCTCGTGATTGTCGAAAGCCCCGCAAAGGCCCGGAAAATCGCCGGGTATCTCGGGCGTGACTATCTGGTGCGGGCGTCGCTCGGCCATGTCCGCGATTTGCCCAGCACCAAGGCGGACATCCCCGAGCGCTACCGCGCCGAATCCTGGGCCAGCCTCGGGGTGAATCCGGAGACCTTTACCCCCATCTACGTGGTGCCGGCCAGTAAGCGCGCCACCGTCAAAGAACTCCAGCAGCTGGCAGCCAAAGCAGACCGGATCCTCTTCGCCTCCGACATGGACCGGGAAGGCGAGGCGATTTCTTATCACCTCAGCCGCCTGTTGAAGGTCGATCAGCCCGTACGGATGGTCTTCACGGAAATCACTAAGGAGGCCCTGCAGCGGGCGCTCCAGACCACCCGGCCGCTGGACCTGCGCCTGGTGGCTGCCCAGGAAGCGCGGCGCGTCATTGACCGCCTGGTGGGCTACCAGGTCAGTCCACTGCTGTGGAACAGTGTGGGCGGCAAACTCAGTGCAGGCCGGGTCCAGAGTGCAGCCTTGATGTTGCTCGCGCAGCGGGAGATGGCCCGCATGCGTTTCCGGCCCGCGACATTCTGGGCCATCCGGGCGGACGTGCTGACCCGCCCGAAGTTCACGGCAACCGTCACGCACGTGCGCAGCAGCGAGCACCCGGACGGGCTTCCGATTGCCAAGGCCAGCGATTACACCCAGGACGGCGTGTTGAAGCCAGACCTGCGGGTGCTCGAGATGACCGACGAGCAGGCCCACGCCCTGACGACGTACTTGGACGGGAAAGACGCCACCGTGGCCAGCGTGGAGGTCAGTGAGACGCGTTCGCGCCCCGCGCCGCCGTTCATCACGAGCACGCTGCAGCAGGCGGGCGGCCGGCTCAGCCTCAGTGCGAAGCGGGTCATGGACATCGCACAGAAGCTGTACGAGGGCGGCTACATCACGTACATGCGCACGGACTCGCCGGCACTGTCGGACGAGGCGCTCACCGAAGCGCGGCGGGAGGCGACGCGCCTGTTTGGCCCCGCCGCCGTGCCCGCCCAGCCCCGGCAGTACGCCACCCGGAACAAGAATGCCCAGGAGGCACACGAGGCCATCCGGCCTGCTGGGACCACCTGGCGGGCTCCAGACGTGGTAGGGCTGAGTGGAGACGACCTGGCGGTGTATACCTTGATCTACCAGCGCACTGTGGCCTCGCAGATGCACGACGCGGTGTTCGACAAAACGGTCGTGACACTGACCTGTGGTGCGGCCACCCTTGCGGCCCAGGGGCGAGTCCTGAAAGAGCCCGGGTACCTGCAACTGCTTCAGGACGAAGAGGAGGCGCAGGACGAGCAAGCCCTACCGAAGCTTCAACAGGGGCAGCGCGCGCCGCTGAAAGCGCGGCCGCCGGAAGGGAAGAAAACGTCCCCGCCGACGCGGTACTCCGAGGCCACACTCGTGCAGGCGATGGAGAAGGCGGGCATTGGGCGGCCCAGCACGTACGCGCAGACCCTGAGCACCTTGCAGACGCGCGAGTACGTCCGCAGTGTGGGCCGGCACCTGGGGGTGACCGCGGTGGGGCTGCTGGTGACGACGTACCTGGCCCGCCAAGTGCCGGAGGTGTTGGAGAAGGACTTTACGGCCACGATGGAAGCGGGCCTGGATGATGTGGCTGCGGGCGAGACGACGCGGGTGGCGTACTTGACGCGGTTCTGGACGGAGGGCCTGGCGCCGACCATCAGGAGGGCGTCTCGTGAAGCGCCGAACCTGCCCTTACCGCACCTGGAGGGGACGCGGTTGCGGGCGACGGGCAGTGGGCCGCACCTGGTGCGTGGGGGGCAGAGTGTGCCGCTGCCGGTGGAGATTCTGCCGGCGGAGCTGAGCGAAATTGAGGCGGAGGCCATTGTGCAAGGCGTCTGGACGCCTAAGACTCCCAGGGCCAAACAAACGGGTCCGGGAGATGAGACAGGCACCGCCCCGAAGACAGCCAGGAAGCGCAAAGCCGCTGGGGCCACTTCGTCAAGAAAACGAGCCGCGAAGCCGTCAAAGACAGCGGAATAA
- a CDS encoding DNA/RNA non-specific endonuclease, protein MKQSAALLLASLLLAACSPSPAPVAVTDPYDRLIAAVGGEVALTELTRDLSPEQAQAFFASYGMGYQHHDALSAQLADGCPTRFASTERNKWHVISGGHYYIDAEGRPRSAYRYLPPVTAAARDTACQGTVGNLDNPNGYDGGHLIGSQLGGWGKRANMAPQEQNFNRGNWVQIENQAAKCSRLANGTLTYLARVTYPNSSTNTPSTWTIEMTIGSDTFTRTFNNAAGGGPNGTAYRQQAVSWLIGKGCS, encoded by the coding sequence GTGAAACAATCTGCCGCGTTGCTGCTGGCCAGTCTGCTGTTGGCCGCCTGTTCGCCTAGCCCGGCCCCCGTGGCCGTCACCGACCCCTATGACCGCCTGATCGCTGCTGTTGGCGGCGAGGTAGCGCTGACCGAGCTCACTAGAGACCTGAGTCCCGAACAGGCTCAGGCGTTCTTCGCCAGCTACGGCATGGGCTACCAGCACCATGACGCCCTCAGCGCGCAGCTCGCTGACGGCTGTCCTACCCGCTTCGCCAGTACCGAGCGCAACAAGTGGCATGTCATCAGCGGCGGCCACTACTACATTGATGCTGAGGGCCGCCCCCGCAGCGCCTACCGGTATTTGCCGCCCGTCACGGCCGCCGCCCGCGACACCGCCTGCCAGGGCACAGTCGGCAATCTCGATAACCCCAACGGGTACGACGGCGGTCATCTCATCGGCAGTCAGCTCGGCGGCTGGGGCAAGCGGGCGAACATGGCCCCACAGGAACAGAATTTCAACCGGGGCAACTGGGTGCAGATCGAAAACCAGGCCGCTAAATGTAGCCGCTTGGCGAACGGTACCCTGACCTACTTGGCGCGCGTGACCTACCCCAACAGCAGCACGAATACACCTAGCACCTGGACCATCGAGATGACCATCGGTAGCGACACCTTCACACGGACGTTCAACAACGCGGCTGGTGGCGGCCCCAACGGCACGGCGTACCGCCAGCAGGCCGTGAGCTGGCTGATCGGCAAGGGCTGCAGCTAA
- a CDS encoding CGNR zinc finger domain-containing protein: protein MTTRKLNKQIRAHGKVAGFPRLLGGRLCLEFVNTVEGRISVQPGEFLTDYFSLIRWAYHVGLISDEAREDLWEQAGQQTEQAAAQYREAVALREAIYHVFLALFQGECLPPEDLTVLQRSYVEGLRRAELQASESGVQWNWAATRDLAGVNWTVARSAVDLLTSPDARRVKQCPGCGDCGWLFFDTTKSGTRQWCSMEGCGSRAKMRRHYQRQHGSGAL, encoded by the coding sequence ATGACGACGCGAAAGCTAAACAAACAGATTCGGGCTCACGGCAAGGTGGCTGGATTCCCGCGCTTGCTGGGCGGGCGACTGTGCCTGGAGTTCGTGAATACTGTCGAGGGCCGCATAAGCGTGCAGCCAGGAGAGTTCCTGACCGACTACTTCAGCCTGATCCGGTGGGCCTACCACGTCGGACTGATCTCGGATGAGGCCCGAGAAGACCTGTGGGAACAGGCCGGGCAGCAGACCGAACAGGCTGCTGCCCAGTACCGAGAGGCCGTGGCACTCAGGGAGGCGATCTACCACGTTTTCCTGGCCTTATTTCAGGGAGAATGTCTCCCGCCTGAGGACTTGACTGTTCTTCAACGAAGCTATGTTGAAGGGCTCAGGCGCGCCGAACTGCAGGCAAGTGAGTCTGGCGTCCAGTGGAATTGGGCGGCGACCCGTGACTTGGCCGGGGTGAACTGGACTGTTGCCCGGTCAGCGGTCGACCTGCTGACTTCTCCGGACGCCAGGCGTGTTAAGCAGTGCCCAGGGTGTGGGGACTGCGGTTGGCTCTTTTTCGACACGACCAAGAGCGGGACCCGGCAGTGGTGCAGCATGGAAGGGTGTGGCAGCCGCGCGAAGATGCGGCGCCACTACCAGCGCCAGCATGGATCAGGCGCGCTGTAG
- a CDS encoding winged helix-turn-helix domain-containing protein — translation MTAPLAHDADTFWHLYTGSTCAVERRRAQFLALLAERRPLPEILQVTRYSRVTAYALVGRYRELGLAGLRDGRHSNRGAPRLLSVEQQQTLAAVLHTDFEQGIVWSGKDVQDWLREQYGLTVYLGRTYEFLRAAGFTLQHPRPRHGGGDEAAKEAFKTKSS, via the coding sequence ATGACGGCTCCCCTGGCGCATGACGCCGACACCTTCTGGCACCTCTACACAGGCAGTACTTGCGCCGTGGAACGGCGCAGAGCTCAGTTCCTGGCCCTACTCGCTGAAAGACGCCCTCTGCCGGAGATTCTGCAAGTGACCCGGTATAGCCGGGTCACCGCCTACGCGTTGGTGGGGCGCTACCGCGAGTTGGGCCTCGCCGGACTGCGCGACGGGCGTCACAGCAACCGGGGCGCGCCCCGGTTGCTGAGTGTGGAACAACAGCAGACTCTGGCAGCCGTACTGCACACAGACTTTGAGCAGGGCATCGTCTGGTCAGGCAAAGACGTTCAGGATTGGCTCCGTGAGCAGTACGGCCTGACGGTGTACCTCGGGCGCACTTATGAATTCCTGCGGGCCGCTGGGTTCACGCTTCAACACCCCCGACCTCGACATGGTGGTGGCGATGAAGCCGCGAAGGAAGCGTTCAAAACAAAGTCCTCGTAG